The Rhodohalobacter sp. SW132 genome has a segment encoding these proteins:
- a CDS encoding exodeoxyribonuclease V subunit gamma — protein MLHIYKSHSLTDLAEKLAAELVGRIPEDPFEPVQIVVPNLDTSRWLRLILSKQNGILANCHFLLPAEWQFQQIRKSYRTLPSQLPSDPGPLTWSLFDLLMDDDKRSKFSRPDRYIRMQPEEIKEKAVFQLSARISSVYDQYIVYRPELITGWQKGNISADSDEQWQAKLWNELEKERKKREKGTGFPNKAELILEITNDLKSGKTEHPQPVYFFNPGLIPVAIVKMAENTSSQTDVLVFRMDLQHKKSEASENENALVQAFGEEQKGVGLLYDFHQTANEFVIDKVDSNPDSFLSHVQKSILENRNPDGWTGDLSSVEVRSCHTPLREIENLHQFLLRRFRDDPDLSPDDVLVATPDLETYLPFIQAVFGTEQKGFPSIPYHAGFGGISGSGLKRVLTQLLDLIDSRLSFTEVMDLFLEEEVRSRYDVSESGASRIKRWMEENHVIWGADGDHRRAAGQPESDLQTWQSALNRGWKGMLMGEQDDPFDDGEIHFHKIQGRDREEDWSAFSGFVGNLRDFGKVSESKKTVSGWCDFTLKLIRSFCSDGVLKEKESDEIRRCLDRITEAAETSGTKQKITFRLFRAQFKKQLENSSASTALFSRGVTFSTMVPVRSIPAKVVALIGLNEADFPRKPKSADFDLMARNPAPTDRNRKNEDRNLFLESVMAAGDVHYCSYIGMSRVDNEPIPPSPIVNEWVNFIADTTGKKAEDIVHNSPLHGFSRENFRKGTSFAKTEFLASERMFKRGTGVRGLQPGDPISIEENGDFIPFEELDRFYANPVQTFFKSRFNPEINRAEERKKEFELSSLEYHKLFDRVFGWRMQDKNEDQILNLLYRTGTVPQGWQGETVLREIIHSVDSAIEWVREEGFEPQINNFDLNIQTESISINGSLLSYSAERMLDITPSGFNGGRVFRSWIRHLCGNVSGHFPDSESNFLCDLKKPKPKWIAFQPVKNAEEQLELAVRIFRSGIESPIMLFPSTSYAYEKAIFKENGIPEESAAQIFEGSEYNRFAENRDLFVTFLAGDEPDFEPEYIHPQFRELLNCMMNHMEPVV, from the coding sequence ATGCTCCACATTTACAAGAGTCACTCTTTAACAGATCTCGCCGAAAAGCTCGCTGCGGAATTAGTCGGGCGAATCCCGGAAGATCCGTTCGAGCCGGTTCAGATCGTTGTTCCCAACCTTGATACATCACGGTGGCTTCGGCTGATTCTTTCAAAACAGAACGGAATATTGGCCAACTGTCACTTTTTATTGCCTGCGGAGTGGCAGTTTCAGCAGATTCGAAAGTCGTATCGAACACTTCCTTCGCAGCTTCCATCAGATCCTGGCCCGCTGACATGGTCTCTGTTTGATCTGCTTATGGATGATGACAAACGCTCTAAATTCTCACGGCCCGATCGATATATTCGCATGCAGCCTGAAGAGATCAAAGAAAAGGCGGTATTTCAGCTTTCGGCAAGGATTTCATCGGTCTATGACCAGTATATCGTGTACAGGCCGGAATTGATCACTGGGTGGCAGAAAGGGAATATTTCGGCAGATTCGGACGAGCAGTGGCAGGCAAAACTGTGGAATGAACTGGAGAAGGAGAGAAAAAAACGCGAGAAGGGAACCGGGTTTCCCAATAAAGCAGAATTAATTCTGGAGATAACAAACGATCTAAAGTCCGGCAAAACGGAACATCCGCAGCCGGTTTATTTTTTTAATCCGGGTTTGATTCCTGTCGCGATCGTTAAAATGGCGGAAAATACATCATCACAAACCGATGTTTTAGTTTTTCGGATGGATCTGCAGCACAAAAAAAGTGAAGCGTCTGAGAATGAGAACGCGTTGGTTCAGGCGTTTGGCGAAGAACAGAAGGGGGTCGGATTACTGTACGATTTTCATCAAACTGCGAATGAGTTTGTTATTGATAAGGTTGATTCAAATCCCGATTCTTTTTTAAGTCACGTTCAAAAATCAATCCTGGAGAACAGGAATCCCGATGGATGGACAGGTGACCTGAGTTCAGTTGAGGTTCGTTCGTGTCATACGCCTCTGCGTGAAATCGAAAACCTTCACCAGTTTCTGCTGCGCCGTTTTCGGGATGATCCGGATCTGAGCCCGGATGATGTATTAGTTGCAACCCCCGACCTTGAAACGTACCTGCCGTTTATTCAAGCGGTGTTTGGAACGGAACAGAAGGGGTTTCCTTCCATCCCGTATCACGCCGGTTTTGGAGGGATTAGCGGCAGCGGGCTGAAGCGCGTGCTCACACAACTGCTGGATCTGATCGATTCACGCCTGAGCTTCACAGAGGTGATGGACCTGTTCCTGGAAGAAGAGGTCCGGAGCCGGTATGATGTATCGGAATCCGGTGCGTCCCGTATCAAGCGGTGGATGGAAGAGAATCACGTGATTTGGGGTGCGGATGGGGATCACAGACGGGCGGCGGGACAGCCGGAAAGTGATCTGCAAACCTGGCAATCGGCACTCAATCGCGGCTGGAAAGGGATGCTGATGGGGGAGCAGGATGATCCGTTCGACGATGGTGAAATTCACTTCCACAAGATCCAGGGACGAGACCGGGAAGAGGACTGGTCCGCTTTTTCAGGTTTCGTTGGGAATCTGAGAGATTTTGGGAAAGTATCCGAATCAAAAAAAACGGTGTCTGGCTGGTGTGATTTTACCCTGAAACTCATTCGTTCATTCTGCTCTGATGGTGTTTTAAAAGAGAAGGAAAGTGATGAAATCCGAAGATGCCTTGACAGGATCACTGAAGCGGCAGAAACCTCCGGAACCAAACAGAAAATCACGTTTCGTCTTTTTCGTGCGCAATTCAAAAAACAGCTCGAAAACAGCTCTGCCTCGACGGCTCTCTTTTCACGCGGTGTAACATTCAGCACGATGGTGCCGGTGAGATCGATCCCTGCAAAAGTAGTTGCGCTGATTGGTCTCAACGAAGCCGATTTTCCCCGAAAACCGAAGTCAGCTGACTTTGATCTGATGGCCCGGAATCCCGCGCCGACCGACCGAAACCGGAAGAATGAAGATCGCAATCTGTTCCTGGAATCGGTTATGGCAGCCGGCGATGTTCATTACTGCAGTTATATCGGGATGAGCCGTGTGGACAATGAGCCGATTCCACCTTCGCCGATTGTGAATGAATGGGTAAATTTTATCGCAGATACTACGGGAAAAAAAGCAGAAGATATTGTACATAATTCACCGCTTCACGGGTTTTCACGGGAGAATTTCAGGAAGGGGACATCTTTTGCGAAAACAGAGTTTCTGGCATCTGAACGGATGTTTAAGCGGGGTACGGGAGTACGGGGCCTTCAGCCGGGCGATCCCATTTCCATTGAAGAGAACGGAGATTTTATCCCATTTGAAGAGCTTGACAGATTTTACGCAAACCCGGTTCAGACGTTTTTCAAGAGCCGGTTCAATCCGGAAATTAATCGCGCAGAAGAGAGAAAAAAAGAATTTGAGTTAAGCAGCCTTGAGTATCACAAATTATTTGATCGTGTCTTTGGATGGAGGATGCAGGATAAAAATGAAGATCAGATTCTAAATCTGCTCTATCGTACCGGAACCGTACCCCAGGGCTGGCAGGGTGAAACTGTGTTGCGGGAAATCATTCATTCGGTTGATTCAGCGATCGAATGGGTTCGTGAAGAAGGGTTTGAACCGCAAATCAACAATTTCGACCTCAATATTCAAACAGAATCTATCTCCATTAATGGATCTCTGCTAAGTTATTCTGCAGAACGGATGCTCGATATCACACCGTCGGGTTTCAATGGCGGAAGGGTGTTCAGGAGCTGGATCCGGCATCTGTGCGGAAACGTATCGGGGCATTTTCCCGATTCAGAATCCAATTTTTTGTGCGATCTGAAAAAACCGAAACCCAAATGGATAGCCTTTCAGCCCGTAAAAAACGCTGAAGAGCAATTGGAACTGGCAGTTCGGATATTCAGATCGGGAATAGAATCACCCATTATGCTATTTCCGTCCACTTCTTATGCGTATGAAAAAGCGATCTTTAAAGAGAATGGTATTCCGGAAGAGAGTGCCGCACAAATATTCGAAGGGTCGGAATACAACCGATTTGCAGAAAACCGGGATTTGTTCGTGACTTTTCTTGCCGGGGATGAACCCGATTTTGAACCTGAATATATCCATCCGCAGTTCCGGGAGCTGCTTAATTGTATGATGAACCATATGGAACCTGTGGTATGA
- a CDS encoding carboxypeptidase-like regulatory domain-containing protein gives MNKLKVVLLFLLITAGQTAESTAQTTIKGTVTSLNGELIPNIVLTPHPAGQTTIFNRPTEVIAGPEGSYEITIAEPGIYNLSIAAVHHQNLRLPVMIYDQENIEMDIRLVPRYYNNGMYFDQEPYREWIRVYGNFNNYDFHTAPIFDLNSDGSISATIPADRDTVRYQVRGISGGPVPLPGEALTAIRPNRTFEGVIIPPANADSIELRFDPNEQTKYQKNVGPISPTPAHRPNARLSFSNPSDYFWIQPLSLVQTTYKNYEINSSDNTVEPDSNDQNNGELSGWMNRIANNAKKYRKEIRTTLEDDSLHPQQRAALYIAYLGLLNQQVRWNEHVGEDSPEDGPGPEFLLQVIQEVHPLHPVWGRNPGAATQLLEQSGFNPEVVEYSEKMVREHTDDLVVRYLVLELIEKKAHQYEDAREMPEYSWIVERYGENHLARQAIVAYLRGSRTD, from the coding sequence ATGAACAAGCTGAAAGTTGTACTCCTGTTTTTACTGATTACAGCCGGGCAAACGGCAGAAAGCACTGCACAAACTACTATCAAAGGCACCGTTACGAGCCTGAATGGTGAGCTGATTCCGAATATTGTGCTCACTCCTCACCCAGCCGGTCAAACCACCATTTTCAATCGGCCGACCGAGGTGATCGCCGGCCCTGAGGGGTCATACGAAATTACTATTGCGGAACCCGGCATTTATAACTTATCCATAGCGGCAGTACACCATCAGAACCTGAGGCTTCCGGTGATGATTTACGATCAGGAGAACATTGAGATGGATATCCGGCTGGTGCCGCGATACTATAATAATGGCATGTATTTTGATCAGGAACCGTACCGGGAGTGGATTCGGGTGTATGGCAATTTCAACAATTATGATTTTCATACCGCACCGATTTTTGACCTGAATAGTGATGGCTCGATATCAGCTACCATTCCGGCCGACCGCGATACGGTCCGTTACCAGGTCCGCGGAATATCGGGAGGCCCTGTCCCGCTTCCCGGTGAGGCTCTTACGGCGATCCGACCGAACCGAACATTCGAGGGGGTAATCATCCCACCGGCTAACGCTGATTCCATCGAATTGAGATTTGATCCAAATGAACAGACGAAGTATCAAAAAAATGTAGGCCCGATTTCACCGACCCCTGCCCACAGGCCCAATGCCAGACTTTCGTTTTCAAATCCATCTGACTATTTCTGGATTCAACCTCTCTCACTGGTTCAAACCACTTACAAAAACTATGAGATAAATTCTTCTGATAATACTGTCGAACCCGATTCAAATGACCAAAATAACGGAGAGCTGTCCGGTTGGATGAATAGAATTGCGAACAATGCAAAAAAGTATAGAAAAGAGATTCGGACAACGTTAGAAGATGATTCACTGCATCCGCAGCAGCGAGCAGCACTTTACATCGCATACTTGGGATTGCTCAATCAGCAAGTTCGATGGAATGAGCATGTGGGAGAGGATTCACCAGAGGACGGACCCGGACCTGAATTTCTTCTGCAGGTTATACAAGAGGTTCATCCGCTGCACCCGGTGTGGGGGCGAAATCCGGGAGCTGCTACCCAATTACTGGAACAGTCCGGTTTCAACCCTGAGGTTGTGGAGTATTCAGAGAAGATGGTTCGTGAACATACCGATGATTTGGTTGTGCGGTACCTTGTACTCGAACTGATTGAAAAGAAAGCTCATCAATATGAGGATGCCCGGGAGATGCCGGAATACAGCTGGATTGTGGAACGATATGGTGAAAACCATCTCGCCCGGCAAGCGATTGTTGCCTACTTACGCGGCTCCCGAACCGATTAA
- a CDS encoding ParA family protein, giving the protein MRKIAFTNQKGGVGKTTTTINTGAGLSKIGYKVLLVDMDPQANLTYSLKIHSSKMKNNIYHMLKGQLSARDIVMEHNGFDLLPASIELSGAEMELVNEPAREQILRSALKEIEDDYDFILLDCPPNLGLLTLNAFTAADELVIVLQSEYLALHGLSKLMDLIKIVQQRLNPDLKVEGIVCTLFDKRKNLNREVVGHIREHFGAKVFNTVIRDNIALAEAPSHHKTIFEYDSQSHGAKDYLELAKEIRNGY; this is encoded by the coding sequence ATGAGAAAAATAGCATTTACAAATCAAAAGGGCGGAGTCGGTAAAACGACGACCACAATTAATACCGGGGCAGGACTGAGTAAAATTGGTTACAAAGTGCTTCTGGTTGACATGGATCCGCAGGCGAACCTAACGTATTCATTGAAGATTCACTCTTCAAAAATGAAAAATAATATCTATCACATGCTGAAGGGGCAATTGTCTGCCCGTGATATTGTGATGGAGCATAACGGTTTCGATCTGTTACCGGCATCCATTGAGCTTTCCGGAGCAGAGATGGAACTGGTCAATGAACCTGCAAGAGAACAGATTCTAAGATCGGCGCTGAAAGAGATTGAGGATGATTATGATTTCATTCTTCTCGATTGCCCTCCAAACCTCGGGCTTCTCACACTGAACGCATTTACAGCAGCTGATGAACTGGTGATTGTGCTGCAGAGTGAATACCTGGCCCTGCACGGACTCTCAAAATTGATGGATCTGATCAAAATCGTTCAGCAGCGTCTCAACCCAGATTTGAAAGTGGAAGGCATTGTATGCACTCTCTTCGATAAGCGTAAAAATCTGAACAGAGAGGTAGTGGGGCATATCCGCGAGCATTTTGGAGCGAAAGTATTTAATACGGTCATCCGCGATAATATCGCACTTGCCGAAGCCCCTTCACATCATAAAACAATATTTGAATACGACAGCCAAAGTCACGGCGCAAAAGATTACCTCGAGTTAGCCAAAGAGATCAGAAACGGATATTAA
- a CDS encoding acyl-CoA thioesterase, which yields MRFFSRKLIKPTDLNAHGTLFGGSVLAWIDEEAAIYVICQLGKGNIVTKFMSEINFVSSAKLGDIIEIGMETVDFGRTSITVRCEVRQKFTHNTIISIDKIVFVHMDKNGKPAPHNVTEPANE from the coding sequence ATGCGATTTTTCAGCCGTAAACTCATCAAACCTACCGATTTAAACGCGCACGGCACCCTTTTTGGAGGCTCTGTTCTTGCCTGGATTGATGAAGAAGCAGCTATCTATGTGATTTGCCAGCTTGGAAAAGGAAATATTGTTACAAAATTTATGTCGGAAATTAATTTTGTGAGCTCTGCAAAACTTGGAGATATCATCGAAATCGGGATGGAAACCGTGGATTTTGGCCGAACATCGATAACTGTACGGTGCGAAGTCCGTCAAAAATTTACACATAACACAATTATCAGCATCGATAAAATTGTGTTTGTCCACATGGACAAAAATGGTAAACCAGCACCACATAATGTTACTGAACCTGCAAACGAGTAA
- a CDS encoding taurine dioxygenase, whose protein sequence is MTTDKGPIDFQIIRDMLYNDEAYVDEFCQASVTSFTEFKNNFHKNVMEEDLETLRRTGHKIKPVAKMLKLDPLLETYEKSKILLSESSDEDIAKMKKKYADDMDAYCDKILQQLKERSENVS, encoded by the coding sequence ATGACTACTGACAAAGGCCCCATTGACTTTCAAATCATCAGAGATATGCTCTATAACGACGAAGCTTATGTGGATGAGTTTTGTCAGGCATCTGTAACTTCATTCACGGAATTCAAGAACAACTTCCACAAAAATGTTATGGAAGAAGATCTTGAAACGCTCAGGCGTACCGGCCATAAAATTAAGCCGGTTGCAAAAATGCTTAAGCTCGATCCGCTTCTCGAAACGTATGAGAAATCTAAAATCTTACTCTCAGAAAGTTCTGATGAGGATATAGCGAAAATGAAGAAAAAATATGCTGATGATATGGATGCATATTGTGATAAGATACTTCAGCAGCTAAAAGAACGAAGTGAAAATGTGAGCTGA
- the galE gene encoding UDP-glucose 4-epimerase GalE: METILVTGGTGFIGSHTIVELLTEGYRVVAMDNLSNSKVTSLDRVEEITGKRAEFIKADLLDEPALDQLFSENNIDAVIHFAGLKAVGESVEKPLMYYTNNITGTVNLCRAMQKHNVKRLVFSSSATVYGDPSESPLTEDSSLSATNPYGQTKLTIEYILRDLCVSDPSWKIALLRYFNPVGAHQSGIIGEDPSGIPNNLMPFVTQVAVGKREKLSVFGGDYPTHDGTGVRDYIHVVDLAKGHLKSLEHLDNISGAEAYNLGTGKGSSVLDVIHTFEKATGQNIDYEITDRRPGDAAICFADPSKAEKQLNWQTELTLEEMCRDAWNWQTKNPNGYERE; the protein is encoded by the coding sequence ATGGAGACTATACTTGTTACCGGCGGAACCGGATTTATTGGAAGTCATACTATTGTTGAGCTTCTCACTGAGGGATACCGAGTTGTCGCAATGGACAACCTCTCGAACAGTAAAGTAACGTCTCTTGACCGGGTTGAAGAAATCACCGGCAAACGTGCCGAATTTATTAAAGCTGATTTACTTGATGAGCCAGCCCTGGATCAACTATTCAGTGAAAATAACATCGATGCTGTCATTCATTTTGCAGGGTTAAAAGCGGTTGGAGAATCCGTGGAAAAACCGCTTATGTACTACACAAACAATATTACCGGAACCGTGAATCTATGCCGTGCGATGCAAAAGCACAATGTTAAACGACTCGTTTTCAGCTCATCTGCTACCGTTTACGGTGACCCCTCCGAATCCCCGTTAACTGAAGATTCCAGCCTTTCGGCAACCAACCCGTATGGACAAACCAAACTTACAATTGAATATATTTTACGTGATTTATGTGTTAGCGATCCCTCCTGGAAGATAGCGCTGCTCAGATATTTCAACCCGGTTGGAGCACACCAAAGTGGAATTATTGGTGAAGATCCATCCGGAATCCCCAATAACCTGATGCCATTTGTAACCCAGGTAGCTGTAGGTAAAAGAGAAAAACTGTCGGTTTTTGGCGGTGACTATCCCACCCACGACGGCACCGGAGTCAGAGATTATATTCACGTAGTAGACCTCGCAAAAGGCCATCTGAAATCCCTGGAACATCTTGATAATATTTCAGGTGCCGAGGCCTACAATCTGGGCACTGGCAAAGGATCCAGCGTGCTTGATGTAATACATACCTTTGAAAAGGCAACCGGTCAGAACATTGACTACGAAATTACAGATCGTCGCCCCGGTGATGCCGCGATCTGTTTCGCTGATCCTTCAAAAGCAGAAAAGCAGCTAAACTGGCAAACTGAACTCACGCTTGAAGAGATGTGCCGTGATGCCTGGAACTGGCAGACAAAGAATCCGAATGGATATGAACGAGAATAG
- a CDS encoding ECF-type sigma factor — protein sequence MNSSTTNTDVTSLLHQLEDEGTKAYNKLFPLIYNELKDIASVQIASERNDLTLNRTDLVHEVYMKWLQQEDLECNSKKHLMRLASKAMHQILVDYARKKLASKRGSGAVKIELDEETLDVKEAKEFLELDHACKELRMIDERMYDIVELKYFSGLSVCQVAETLDISTSTVNREWKKAKTLLYMKLNKEE from the coding sequence ATGAACAGTTCAACCACAAATACAGACGTAACATCACTACTTCATCAGCTCGAAGATGAAGGTACAAAGGCTTATAATAAACTTTTCCCGCTCATCTATAATGAACTGAAAGACATTGCTTCAGTTCAAATTGCATCGGAACGAAACGATCTTACACTGAACAGAACAGATCTTGTGCATGAAGTATATATGAAATGGCTTCAGCAAGAAGATCTTGAATGCAATAGTAAAAAACACCTCATGAGGCTTGCATCTAAAGCAATGCACCAGATTCTTGTGGACTATGCCCGAAAAAAGCTGGCTTCGAAACGGGGAAGCGGTGCAGTGAAAATTGAGCTGGATGAAGAGACACTTGATGTCAAAGAGGCTAAGGAATTTCTGGAACTCGATCACGCCTGTAAAGAACTTCGCATGATTGATGAGCGTATGTACGATATTGTAGAATTGAAGTATTTCAGCGGTCTTTCAGTTTGCCAGGTTGCCGAAACTCTTGATATTTCAACAAGTACCGTAAACCGGGAATGGAAAAAAGCCAAAACGCTGCTCTACATGAAATTAAATAAAGAAGAATAA
- a CDS encoding M20/M25/M40 family metallo-hydrolase, which produces MFDKSTSKFLEELLITPSPTGYESAGQKIWLDYLSQFSDKVESDAYGSGIAKIETSSDVMTVMLEAHADEIGMVVQYVSDDGFIYLNKLGGSDSTIARAKRVVIHGKHGKVSGVVGNTAIHLQDKKNGGGKEPAWKDIYVDIGASDREEVLEVVQIGDPVTYADDVEYLNDRIITARALDNRIGGFAIAQTMKYLKERNKDLAVNVIALNSVQEEVGGFGARMMSYRHMPDAAIVTDVTHATDSPGIDQKEHGQVKLGKGPTVQHGGANHPAVVKLIEKTAEKRDISLQHEATSVRTGTDTDSIFFQRTGIPSALVSVPIRYMHSPVETASLDDLEKLIELMAESVLSMEPDQAFTVL; this is translated from the coding sequence ATGTTTGATAAAAGTACCTCAAAATTTCTCGAAGAACTTTTAATTACCCCAAGTCCTACGGGATATGAATCTGCAGGACAAAAAATCTGGCTCGATTACTTATCTCAATTCAGTGATAAAGTAGAGTCTGATGCGTATGGATCCGGAATTGCTAAAATCGAAACCAGTTCAGATGTAATGACAGTGATGCTGGAAGCACATGCAGATGAAATTGGTATGGTTGTTCAATATGTATCAGATGATGGTTTTATCTACCTCAATAAACTTGGGGGGAGTGATTCTACAATAGCCCGTGCGAAGCGAGTGGTTATTCACGGGAAACATGGCAAGGTAAGCGGAGTTGTTGGAAATACCGCCATTCACCTGCAGGATAAAAAAAATGGCGGTGGTAAGGAACCGGCCTGGAAAGATATTTATGTGGATATTGGGGCATCCGACAGGGAAGAGGTTCTTGAAGTGGTTCAGATTGGAGATCCGGTCACTTATGCAGATGATGTTGAATACCTGAATGACCGAATTATAACGGCTCGGGCGCTGGATAACCGGATTGGTGGTTTTGCAATTGCCCAAACGATGAAATATCTGAAAGAGAGAAATAAAGATCTCGCGGTCAATGTGATTGCTTTAAATTCTGTTCAGGAAGAAGTAGGTGGATTTGGTGCCCGCATGATGAGTTACCGTCACATGCCCGATGCAGCCATTGTAACGGATGTAACCCACGCAACCGATTCTCCCGGGATAGATCAAAAAGAACACGGACAAGTGAAGCTTGGAAAAGGACCTACAGTACAGCACGGAGGTGCCAACCACCCGGCAGTTGTAAAACTTATAGAAAAAACAGCAGAAAAAAGGGATATTTCTCTCCAGCACGAAGCAACAAGTGTACGAACCGGTACAGATACAGACAGTATATTTTTCCAGCGAACCGGCATTCCAAGTGCGCTTGTATCTGTCCCTATTCGATATATGCACTCACCGGTTGAGACAGCCTCACTCGATGATTTGGAAAAACTTATTGAATTGATGGCCGAATCGGTACTTTCGATGGAACCGGATCAGGCGTTTACCGTTCTGTAA
- a CDS encoding thioesterase family protein: MKNTFQPNEFFHKTSVDIRFRDLDPLQHVNNAVFNTYFEEARIRFIQTIPELHSSMQNGFSFVLAHLDLKYIKPVLYDEKISVYSSLKEVGNSSVTGIQAIFNQKGEIKAVAQTTGVWYDVKKKRPAKLPDISNLDQYFLKSSDG; this comes from the coding sequence TTGAAAAACACATTTCAGCCGAATGAATTTTTCCATAAAACCTCTGTTGATATACGTTTTCGCGACCTGGACCCTCTTCAGCACGTAAATAACGCCGTTTTTAATACCTATTTCGAGGAAGCCCGCATCCGCTTTATTCAAACTATTCCGGAACTGCATTCATCCATGCAAAATGGTTTCAGTTTTGTATTGGCACATCTCGATCTCAAGTACATCAAACCTGTACTTTACGATGAAAAAATTTCTGTTTACAGTTCGCTAAAAGAAGTTGGCAACAGCAGTGTAACAGGAATTCAGGCGATATTTAACCAAAAAGGTGAAATCAAAGCGGTTGCACAGACAACCGGTGTCTGGTATGATGTAAAGAAAAAGCGGCCTGCAAAACTGCCGGATATTTCTAATCTCGATCAGTATTTTTTAAAATCTTCAGATGGATAA
- a CDS encoding HD domain-containing protein, with protein MDKSSQYKIFSDPIHGFITVPKGVILKLIDHPYVQRLRRVRQLGLGYLVFPAAEHSRFSHALGALELCQRVLKNLVEKDTTISDAEIKGTLIAILLHDVGHGPFSHTLEHTLIDDFNHEKMSLKIMHQLNKEFDGELTTAIDIFTDQYPKKFLHQLISSQLDIDRLDYLKRDSFFTGVSEGSVGINRILKTMRILNGNVVIEKKGIYAVENYILSRRLMYMQVYLHKTVLSADSLLKQIFRRVEYLLQNGESLHTPSWHLEYFLTEKRSAKKSISDVIMKHYMALDDHDVLISIKAWAEQSDPILRDLSIRFLQRDLFRSTFLPQNKIDKQIGKFTSQTKQVLKQKGLPFDDESVSYYIDIDKSYSEAYKYENESIWILEGKSKAVEFSKAVDTRHIIALTQPVVKPYIVHLKELN; from the coding sequence ATGGATAAAAGCAGCCAGTATAAAATTTTCAGTGACCCTATTCACGGATTTATCACAGTTCCAAAAGGTGTGATATTGAAGCTCATCGACCATCCTTATGTTCAGCGTTTACGCAGAGTACGGCAACTGGGGTTAGGATACCTTGTGTTTCCTGCTGCAGAGCACTCCCGATTCTCCCATGCTCTCGGCGCTCTTGAACTCTGTCAGCGTGTCCTGAAAAATTTAGTTGAAAAAGATACAACTATCAGTGATGCGGAAATCAAGGGAACTTTAATTGCTATTTTGCTGCATGATGTAGGACATGGTCCCTTTTCACATACTCTTGAGCACACTTTAATTGATGATTTCAATCATGAGAAAATGAGCCTGAAAATCATGCATCAGTTAAACAAAGAGTTTGACGGTGAGCTAACGACTGCTATCGATATTTTTACTGATCAGTATCCAAAGAAATTTCTCCACCAGCTGATATCTTCACAGCTTGATATTGATCGTCTCGACTACCTGAAGCGGGACAGTTTTTTTACGGGGGTATCAGAAGGTTCGGTTGGTATCAACCGTATTCTGAAAACAATGCGCATTTTAAACGGAAATGTTGTTATTGAGAAGAAAGGGATATATGCGGTCGAAAACTATATTCTCTCCCGCCGATTGATGTATATGCAGGTATATCTGCACAAAACTGTTCTTAGCGCGGATTCCCTTCTGAAACAAATATTCCGAAGAGTTGAGTATTTACTTCAAAATGGTGAATCACTCCATACACCTTCCTGGCATCTGGAGTATTTTTTAACAGAAAAGAGATCAGCCAAAAAGTCGATTTCAGATGTAATAATGAAACATTATATGGCACTGGATGATCATGATGTTTTAATTAGTATTAAAGCATGGGCAGAGCAATCGGACCCAATTCTGCGGGACCTCTCCATCCGATTTCTTCAGCGGGATCTCTTCAGATCGACTTTTTTACCTCAAAATAAGATTGATAAGCAGATCGGGAAATTTACATCTCAGACCAAACAGGTTTTAAAACAAAAGGGGCTCCCCTTCGATGATGAATCGGTTTCATATTACATCGATATAGACAAGAGTTATAGTGAAGCTTACAAATATGAAAATGAGAGTATCTGGATCCTGGAAGGGAAAAGTAAAGCAGTGGAATTTTCAAAAGCTGTGGATACCCGGCATATCATAGCTCTCACGCAACCGGTAGTTAAACCATATATAGTTCACCTGAAGGAGCTAAATTAG